One Kitasatospora sp. NBC_01287 DNA window includes the following coding sequences:
- a CDS encoding lantibiotic dehydratase produces MTPVSHPPAAAPASAPRPGSAGDSPGPAGLADTVMLRINPLAGRRLGSPELTAAVGALVTAERLCAALGDAARAELFDLAATAAGRDLQRILELKRAVYNQRAPRASATGRAWPAATGAWLAARQRGDLARSVLTTGYETCLAQERAVLAEIIGAEPFQLSLALGSPQVLAAVRRYARSAGHPSKQDRKSERGILQHLARAMVRTSPLARFTAVGFASWAERGTALDRVVFQRRRAHSFASVDRALFSPLAEGLLPAGGTPGEAAAGGSGTAATVMRNPSIRTTPDAVRFRHRDGAQIRVLSTPLTAQLRILLDLTALGPVATGELEQALAARLGGTPQEAGRMVRAARDAQILLPGPVLDEQAADPPALARELLRECAPDAAGELARVSSSLGRLPTATVPERVALLNRLESAQRRLNALGTRPGRLRVNEDYVLDPFEVSAAGYRQALDDLAGAVEFAALFDRHHELRALACTLFVDRFGSGAAVPLVDHAAGLVDEVLRREARFDREARIDREARTDDPVAEFGPVADFGPRDGSLARLFGLRARALRTVAERIARHRAEHPGAEELALEPGLLAELASALPERFRRSPASYGLLVQPVAGRLVLNGCYPGHGGLGTRFLGADRELGGRAAESTARRAAAFFSADGAEPREDRGLHGVNINHRIPLLERTVTPEEWLGIRLAHDPGEDELVLLDADGVRVRPVSLGMRWPDLHPAPLRLATWLADTSRVMVESFGWEAAPAAPAAPALAPERTAATPRLTTGQVVLQRRRWYPGADFPAAPGPGGPAGHLVDLTAWRAVHGVPEEVVIKTGFDPVSISRAMAAGAQPANRRPEKPQYADLASALAVRVLPRLLERRPPGGYLEEALPGVRRGRHAAEWVIELDRPAGARFQLRTP; encoded by the coding sequence ATGACACCCGTCTCGCACCCGCCGGCCGCCGCGCCCGCGTCCGCGCCGCGGCCGGGCTCCGCGGGCGACTCCCCGGGCCCGGCCGGCCTCGCGGACACGGTCATGCTGCGGATCAACCCGCTGGCCGGCCGCCGCCTGGGCAGCCCGGAGCTGACCGCGGCGGTGGGCGCCCTGGTGACGGCCGAGCGGCTGTGCGCCGCGCTCGGCGACGCCGCCCGGGCCGAGCTGTTCGACCTCGCCGCGACGGCCGCCGGCCGGGACCTCCAGCGCATCCTGGAACTGAAGCGGGCGGTCTACAACCAGCGCGCCCCCAGGGCCTCGGCCACCGGCCGCGCCTGGCCGGCCGCGACCGGCGCGTGGCTGGCGGCCCGGCAGCGCGGCGACCTCGCGCGGAGCGTGCTGACCACCGGCTACGAGACCTGCCTGGCCCAGGAGCGGGCCGTCCTGGCCGAGATCATCGGCGCCGAGCCCTTCCAACTGTCACTGGCACTGGGCTCGCCCCAGGTCCTCGCGGCGGTGCGCCGCTACGCGCGCTCCGCCGGCCACCCCTCCAAGCAGGACCGCAAGTCCGAGCGGGGCATCCTGCAGCACCTGGCCCGGGCCATGGTGCGCACCTCGCCGCTCGCCCGGTTCACCGCGGTCGGCTTCGCCTCCTGGGCCGAGCGGGGCACCGCGCTCGACCGCGTCGTCTTCCAGCGCCGCCGGGCGCACTCGTTCGCCTCGGTGGACCGGGCGCTGTTCTCCCCCCTGGCCGAAGGTCTCCTGCCGGCGGGCGGCACGCCGGGAGAAGCCGCCGCAGGCGGCTCCGGGACGGCGGCCACCGTGATGCGGAACCCCTCGATCCGCACCACGCCGGACGCCGTGCGCTTCCGCCACCGCGACGGCGCGCAGATCCGGGTGCTCTCCACTCCGCTCACCGCTCAGCTGCGGATCCTGCTGGACCTCACCGCGCTGGGACCGGTGGCGACCGGGGAGCTGGAGCAGGCGCTGGCCGCTCGTCTCGGGGGCACCCCGCAGGAGGCCGGCCGGATGGTCCGGGCCGCCCGCGACGCCCAGATCCTGCTCCCCGGACCGGTCCTGGACGAGCAGGCGGCCGACCCGCCGGCGCTCGCCCGGGAACTGCTGCGCGAGTGCGCCCCGGACGCGGCCGGGGAACTGGCGCGGGTGTCGTCCTCGCTCGGTCGCCTCCCGACGGCCACGGTGCCGGAGCGGGTGGCCCTGCTGAACCGGCTGGAGTCGGCGCAGCGGCGGTTGAACGCGCTCGGCACCCGACCGGGCCGGCTGCGGGTCAACGAGGACTACGTCCTCGACCCGTTCGAGGTCTCGGCCGCCGGCTACCGGCAGGCTCTCGACGACCTCGCCGGGGCCGTCGAGTTCGCCGCGCTCTTCGACCGCCATCACGAGCTGCGGGCGCTGGCGTGCACCCTGTTCGTGGACCGCTTCGGTTCCGGCGCCGCGGTCCCGCTGGTCGACCACGCCGCCGGCCTGGTGGACGAAGTCCTCCGCCGCGAGGCCCGGTTCGACCGTGAGGCCCGGATCGATCGTGAGGCCCGGACCGACGACCCGGTTGCGGAGTTCGGCCCGGTTGCGGACTTCGGCCCGCGCGACGGTTCGCTGGCGCGGCTGTTCGGGCTGCGCGCGAGGGCCCTGCGCACGGTCGCCGAGCGGATCGCCCGCCACCGGGCCGAGCACCCGGGGGCCGAGGAGCTGGCGCTGGAGCCCGGCCTGCTGGCCGAGTTGGCGTCCGCGCTGCCCGAGCGCTTCCGGCGCTCACCCGCCTCGTACGGGCTGCTGGTCCAGCCGGTCGCCGGCCGACTGGTGCTGAACGGCTGCTACCCCGGCCACGGCGGCCTCGGCACGCGCTTCCTCGGCGCGGACCGCGAGCTGGGCGGCCGGGCGGCCGAGTCGACGGCCCGGCGCGCCGCCGCCTTCTTCTCGGCGGACGGTGCCGAGCCGCGCGAGGACCGCGGCCTGCACGGAGTCAACATCAACCACCGGATCCCGCTGCTGGAACGGACCGTCACCCCTGAGGAGTGGCTCGGGATCCGGCTGGCGCACGACCCGGGGGAGGACGAACTGGTGCTGCTGGACGCGGACGGCGTCCGGGTGCGCCCGGTCTCGCTGGGGATGCGCTGGCCGGACCTGCACCCGGCCCCGCTGCGGCTGGCCACCTGGCTGGCCGACACGAGCCGGGTGATGGTCGAGTCCTTCGGCTGGGAGGCGGCCCCCGCCGCCCCCGCCGCCCCCGCGCTCGCACCGGAGCGCACCGCGGCCACACCCCGCCTGACCACGGGTCAGGTGGTCCTGCAGCGCCGCCGCTGGTACCCCGGGGCCGACTTCCCGGCCGCCCCCGGGCCCGGGGGCCCGGCCGGCCACCTGGTCGACCTCACCGCCTGGCGGGCAGTGCACGGGGTCCCGGAGGAGGTCGTGATCAAGACCGGCTTCGACCCCGTCTCGATCTCCCGCGCCATGGCGGCCGGCGCCCAACCGGCGAA
- a CDS encoding helix-turn-helix transcriptional regulator, giving the protein MIITSPAVVGRGNELALLDACLTSAQQGEGQAVFLLGDAGIGKSRLAAECAFHAFSGGLAVLRGRAATTGATRPFRPIAEALLSFFRLSGAPQNPELVPYRSALGALLPEWRDAEPAGEAASLFETAEAVLRLLLAIARDLGQHRQPGCLLVIEDLHEAEPETLAVLEYLCDNLRGLPVCLVATLRPDAGPAGRLARTAALRRSATLSELRPLTADDVRAMATSALAIDAGALPAEVADRLVRDSEGNPFVVEELLGGMIAAGVLRRGPAGGWQVCGDLGIDVPTTVVHSVAQRAARLSPAGQTMLDTAAVLGRRFSLPVLKLVTALDDRDLLVHLRAGIDAQLISPGGPVGDWYEFRHALTAEALLAQLLPSERAAIASQAADAVERAYPGLPGEWCSQVAALRLTAGDTRQAALRYAEAGRVALAGGAVNSAVSLLERARELLADPAAVADRTPVAEQLVYTLIETGQLDRALALMETLPQAGPGVLDAARSAALHARFAWAAVTASRFDDAAVQVRYVRSLLGGSDGAAHAPAVDVVEAHLVLAGVQRVDTDRAAEAERLARRAVAGAEPAGLAEVACQAWQLLAILERRHGFDRADACLERALTLATEHGLTTWQVNILLGLGANEFLRSGASARLQRAHGEALRHGALVLMHTAEATLAIQAVLRGEYGTARELTDRCVEATARLRNADNHQLVLLTRAALAGHQGRRREMEQELAEFYRWDGERSLQMPLVFGSRAICALLEENHEQALGEMDRALSWEERNPSVFYLSGRYGLRPLLRAMSGQADAAEHAAVAAHSATMLPWNRQFERLAHAVHEGRAGRTAAALEAVAEARRAGTPFLMARHLGLRLVAEAALADGWGEPVDWLRTAEEYFHTAAVPSVASACRELLRRAGASVAQRRSGTEAMSAELRRQGLTVREYEVFLLLVHRLGNQEIAERLFISPRTVEKHVASLLAKTGRPNRTALCDHAAEVFRLLERAPGPEHASGPVTGSGSDRA; this is encoded by the coding sequence GTGATCATCACATCACCGGCAGTGGTGGGGCGGGGCAATGAACTCGCACTGCTGGACGCGTGCCTGACGTCTGCTCAACAAGGGGAGGGTCAGGCGGTCTTCCTCCTCGGCGATGCCGGAATCGGCAAGTCGCGGCTGGCCGCCGAGTGCGCGTTCCACGCGTTCTCCGGCGGCCTGGCCGTGCTGCGCGGCCGGGCCGCGACCACCGGGGCGACCAGGCCGTTCCGGCCGATCGCCGAGGCGCTGCTCTCGTTCTTCCGACTCAGCGGAGCGCCGCAGAACCCCGAACTGGTGCCCTACCGCTCCGCGCTGGGCGCTCTGCTGCCCGAGTGGCGGGACGCCGAACCGGCCGGCGAAGCCGCCTCGCTGTTCGAGACCGCCGAGGCGGTCCTGCGACTGCTGCTCGCGATCGCGCGCGACCTGGGCCAGCACCGGCAGCCCGGCTGCCTGCTGGTCATCGAGGACCTGCACGAGGCCGAGCCCGAGACCCTGGCCGTCCTGGAGTACCTCTGCGACAACCTCCGAGGCCTGCCGGTCTGCCTGGTGGCAACCCTGCGCCCCGACGCCGGCCCGGCCGGCCGGCTGGCCCGGACGGCCGCCCTGCGCCGCTCCGCCACGCTCAGCGAGCTGCGGCCGCTGACCGCCGACGACGTGCGGGCGATGGCCACCTCCGCGCTCGCGATCGACGCCGGAGCGCTGCCCGCCGAGGTGGCCGACCGGCTGGTCCGGGATTCCGAGGGCAACCCCTTCGTGGTGGAGGAACTGCTCGGCGGCATGATCGCCGCCGGCGTGCTGCGCCGCGGGCCGGCGGGCGGCTGGCAGGTCTGCGGCGACCTCGGCATCGACGTGCCGACCACCGTGGTGCACAGCGTGGCTCAGCGCGCCGCCCGACTCAGCCCCGCGGGGCAGACCATGCTGGACACCGCCGCCGTGCTCGGCCGACGGTTCTCGCTGCCGGTGCTCAAGCTGGTCACCGCACTGGACGACCGCGACCTGCTGGTGCACCTGCGGGCCGGCATCGACGCGCAACTGATCTCGCCCGGCGGCCCGGTCGGCGACTGGTACGAGTTCCGGCACGCGCTGACCGCCGAGGCGCTGCTCGCCCAGCTGCTCCCCTCCGAGCGGGCGGCCATCGCCTCCCAGGCCGCCGACGCCGTCGAACGCGCCTACCCGGGCCTGCCCGGCGAGTGGTGCTCCCAGGTCGCGGCGCTGCGGCTGACGGCCGGCGACACCCGGCAGGCCGCCCTGCGCTACGCCGAGGCCGGGCGGGTGGCGCTGGCCGGCGGCGCCGTCAACTCCGCCGTCTCGCTCCTGGAGCGGGCCCGCGAGCTGCTCGCCGACCCCGCCGCGGTCGCGGACCGGACACCGGTGGCCGAGCAGTTGGTCTACACGCTGATCGAGACCGGTCAACTGGACCGGGCGCTCGCACTGATGGAGACACTGCCGCAGGCCGGACCGGGGGTGCTCGACGCGGCCCGCAGCGCGGCGCTGCACGCCCGGTTCGCCTGGGCCGCCGTCACCGCCTCGCGGTTCGACGACGCCGCCGTCCAAGTGCGCTACGTGCGCAGCCTGCTCGGTGGCTCCGACGGTGCCGCGCACGCGCCGGCGGTCGACGTGGTCGAGGCCCACCTGGTGCTCGCCGGTGTGCAGCGGGTCGACACCGACCGGGCGGCCGAGGCGGAACGGCTGGCGCGCCGTGCCGTGGCCGGCGCCGAACCCGCCGGGCTCGCCGAGGTGGCCTGCCAGGCCTGGCAGTTGCTCGCCATCCTGGAGCGCCGGCACGGGTTCGACCGGGCCGACGCCTGCCTGGAGCGCGCCCTCACCCTGGCCACCGAACACGGGCTGACCACCTGGCAGGTGAACATCCTGCTCGGGCTGGGCGCCAATGAGTTCCTGCGCAGCGGCGCCTCCGCCCGGTTGCAGCGCGCCCACGGCGAGGCGCTGCGCCACGGCGCCCTGGTGCTGATGCACACCGCCGAGGCCACCCTGGCCATCCAGGCGGTCCTGCGCGGCGAGTACGGCACCGCCCGCGAACTGACGGACCGCTGCGTCGAGGCCACCGCCCGGCTGCGCAACGCCGACAACCACCAACTCGTCCTGCTCACCCGGGCGGCGCTGGCCGGGCACCAGGGACGGCGGCGCGAGATGGAGCAGGAACTCGCCGAGTTCTACCGGTGGGACGGCGAGCGGTCGCTGCAGATGCCGCTCGTCTTCGGCAGCCGGGCGATCTGCGCGCTGCTGGAGGAGAACCACGAGCAGGCACTCGGTGAGATGGACCGTGCGCTGAGCTGGGAGGAGCGCAACCCCTCGGTCTTCTACCTCAGCGGCCGCTACGGCCTGCGGCCGCTGCTGCGCGCCATGTCGGGGCAGGCGGACGCGGCGGAACACGCGGCGGTGGCAGCCCATTCGGCCACCATGCTGCCGTGGAACCGCCAGTTCGAACGGCTGGCGCACGCGGTGCACGAGGGCCGGGCCGGGCGAACCGCCGCCGCGCTGGAGGCCGTGGCCGAGGCCCGCCGAGCGGGCACCCCGTTCCTGATGGCACGCCACCTCGGGCTGCGGCTGGTGGCCGAGGCGGCCCTGGCGGACGGCTGGGGCGAGCCGGTGGACTGGCTGCGCACGGCCGAGGAGTACTTCCACACCGCCGCCGTCCCCTCGGTCGCCAGCGCCTGCCGCGAGTTGCTGCGGCGGGCAGGCGCCTCCGTCGCGCAGCGCCGCAGCGGAACGGAGGCGATGTCGGCCGAACTGCGGCGCCAGGGACTGACGGTCCGCGAGTACGAGGTCTTCCTCCTGCTGGTGCACCGCCTGGGCAACCAGGAGATCGCCGAGCGGCTGTTCATCTCGCCCCGCACCGTCGAGAAGCACGTGGCCAGCCTGCTCGCCAAGACCGGCCGCCCGAACCGGACCGCGCTGTGCGACCACGCGGCGGAGGTGTTCAGGCTGCTGGAGCGTGCCCCGGGGCCGGAGCACGCCTCAGGCCCGGTCACCGGGAGCGGTTCGGACAGGGCCTGA
- a CDS encoding type 2 lanthipeptide synthetase LanM family protein, whose product MTDPHTWWVGGVALAERLPLPLRSTGSPVDLTESWRSDYPSPALFRARLADLGLDEDGLRALLAEEPAALAARIGEPSWVAGVERVLASAPLDPPLPAGGSWSAGFATVLAPFTETATERLLRAVDRSPLDALADLGRVRRCFAEQLGTSLVQLARRTLVLELNVLRVSGRLRGDTPELRFADFVRRLSARAGLRALVTEYPVLARLLAQCCEQAVQAWSELLERFAADRSALLEGLLAGTDPGRLVEVETGAGDRHQHGRSVAILRFEHGARVVFKPRPLAVHVHFNDTVRWFNSRLPGPRLRTLAVLERPDHGWVEYATAEPCADQAQVDGFYQRLGALLALVHALGGTDVHFENLIACADQPVLVDLETLFHPVLARPRGDDPAQVALESSVYRTALLPFLVAGDHGSLDLSALGGDRDTPLPDDITGWSAPGTDEMRLVRTAGVFRGAANRPRLGRLDADPGAHIEALLDGFRAGYDTIAAHRGELTGPGGLLARFAADETRAVLRQSRWYATLLDESTHPDVLRDALERDRLLDALGREPSADPSLRPLVGAELAALWRGDLPLVNCRPGTTELTLGALRVTGLVTESGLARAERYLKAMSRTDRFDQEWVIRAALATRDTGPQHAALPPPGPLAAAVPDPERLLAAACGIADQILAGAHDDGRRVNWLGLEPLDDRLWAILPQGAGLPHGYCGTALFLAQLDRIAGTERYAAVARRALLPVPGLLAALAERPADLGTIGVGFAGLGGIAYALSRLAGLLDDGELAGWAATAVDLVAVAAKGRAPWEPGVLDGDAGCLAAMLAVHRMTGSAQALQVARGRADRLLPRASQEHPGVGLAGGAAGVGWALLRFAAAGGGPRYAAAGVAALRAAAARDAAVAVGTGWCDGPSGTALAVADSAAAATVPDLAGLLERVVSATASRTGGGHSLCHGEAGALDLLLTATAAGLAEPEAALPRAGALLAALDQYGPRCATPGAVGSPGLLTGLAGIGHGLLRLGFGARVPSILLLQPSYQS is encoded by the coding sequence ATGACCGATCCGCACACCTGGTGGGTCGGCGGCGTTGCCTTGGCCGAGCGGCTGCCGCTACCCCTGCGATCAACCGGCAGTCCGGTTGACTTGACCGAGAGCTGGCGGTCCGACTACCCATCACCCGCGCTCTTCCGGGCCCGGCTGGCCGACCTGGGACTGGACGAGGACGGCCTGCGCGCCCTCCTCGCCGAGGAGCCCGCGGCGCTGGCGGCCAGGATCGGCGAGCCGTCCTGGGTCGCCGGGGTCGAGCGGGTGCTGGCGAGCGCCCCGCTCGACCCGCCGCTGCCGGCCGGCGGCTCCTGGTCGGCGGGCTTCGCGACGGTGCTCGCGCCGTTCACCGAGACGGCGACCGAGCGGCTGCTGCGAGCCGTCGACCGGTCCCCGCTGGACGCGTTGGCCGACCTGGGACGCGTCCGACGCTGCTTCGCCGAGCAGTTGGGCACCTCGCTGGTGCAACTCGCCCGACGGACGCTGGTGCTCGAACTCAACGTGCTGCGGGTGAGTGGGCGGCTGCGCGGCGACACCCCGGAGCTCCGGTTCGCCGACTTCGTGCGCCGGCTCTCGGCGCGGGCCGGGCTGCGCGCCCTGGTCACCGAGTACCCGGTACTGGCACGGCTGTTGGCGCAGTGCTGCGAGCAGGCCGTGCAGGCGTGGTCGGAGCTGCTGGAGCGCTTCGCCGCGGACCGGAGCGCGCTCCTCGAAGGGCTCCTGGCGGGCACCGACCCCGGCCGGCTGGTCGAGGTGGAGACCGGGGCCGGCGACCGCCACCAGCACGGCCGGTCGGTCGCGATCCTGCGGTTCGAGCACGGCGCGCGGGTGGTGTTCAAGCCCCGCCCACTCGCCGTGCACGTCCACTTCAACGACACCGTCCGCTGGTTCAACTCCCGCTTACCCGGCCCCCGGCTGCGGACGCTGGCCGTACTGGAACGCCCTGACCACGGGTGGGTCGAGTACGCCACCGCCGAGCCGTGCGCCGACCAGGCGCAGGTCGACGGTTTCTACCAGCGCCTCGGCGCGCTGCTGGCCCTGGTCCACGCCCTCGGCGGCACCGACGTCCACTTCGAGAACCTGATCGCCTGCGCGGACCAGCCGGTCCTGGTGGACCTGGAGACCCTCTTCCATCCGGTGCTGGCGCGGCCGCGGGGTGACGACCCGGCACAGGTCGCCCTGGAGTCCTCGGTCTACCGGACCGCCCTGCTGCCCTTCCTGGTGGCCGGCGACCACGGCTCCCTCGACCTCTCCGCGCTCGGCGGGGACCGGGACACCCCGCTGCCGGACGACATCACCGGCTGGTCGGCGCCCGGCACCGACGAGATGCGCCTGGTCCGCACCGCCGGCGTGTTCCGCGGCGCGGCCAACCGGCCGCGCCTGGGCAGGCTCGACGCCGATCCCGGCGCGCACATCGAGGCGCTGCTCGACGGATTCCGGGCCGGCTACGACACGATCGCCGCCCACCGCGGCGAACTGACCGGCCCCGGCGGCCTGCTGGCCCGCTTCGCGGCCGACGAGACCCGGGCCGTGCTGCGCCAGAGCCGCTGGTACGCGACGCTGCTGGACGAATCCACCCATCCCGACGTCCTGCGCGACGCCCTGGAGCGTGACCGGCTGCTCGACGCGCTGGGGCGCGAGCCGTCCGCGGATCCCTCGCTGCGCCCGCTGGTCGGCGCCGAGCTGGCCGCGCTGTGGCGCGGCGACCTGCCACTGGTCAACTGCAGGCCCGGGACCACCGAGCTGACCCTGGGCGCGCTGAGGGTCACCGGACTGGTCACCGAGTCCGGCCTGGCCCGCGCCGAGCGCTACCTGAAGGCGATGAGCCGGACCGACCGGTTCGACCAGGAGTGGGTGATCCGCGCCGCGCTCGCCACCCGGGACACCGGCCCCCAGCACGCCGCCCTGCCGCCGCCCGGGCCGCTGGCCGCGGCCGTGCCCGATCCGGAGCGGCTGCTGGCCGCCGCCTGCGGGATCGCCGACCAGATCCTGGCGGGAGCGCACGACGACGGCCGCCGGGTGAACTGGCTCGGCCTGGAGCCGCTCGACGACCGGCTCTGGGCGATCCTGCCGCAGGGCGCCGGACTCCCGCACGGCTACTGCGGCACCGCGCTCTTCCTGGCGCAGCTCGACAGGATCGCCGGCACCGAGCGGTACGCCGCGGTGGCACGGCGCGCGCTGCTCCCCGTCCCGGGCCTGCTGGCGGCACTGGCCGAGCGCCCTGCCGACCTCGGGACCATCGGTGTCGGCTTCGCCGGCCTCGGCGGCATCGCCTACGCGCTCAGCCGGCTCGCCGGCCTGCTGGACGACGGCGAGCTCGCCGGCTGGGCCGCCACCGCGGTCGACCTGGTGGCCGTGGCGGCGAAAGGCCGGGCGCCCTGGGAGCCCGGAGTGCTGGACGGTGACGCCGGCTGCCTGGCCGCGATGCTCGCCGTCCACCGGATGACCGGCTCCGCGCAGGCCCTCCAGGTCGCGCGCGGCCGTGCTGACCGGCTGCTGCCCCGGGCGTCGCAGGAACATCCGGGCGTCGGCCTGGCCGGCGGCGCGGCCGGCGTGGGCTGGGCCCTGCTGCGGTTCGCCGCGGCCGGCGGCGGGCCGCGGTACGCCGCGGCGGGCGTGGCGGCCCTGCGTGCCGCGGCCGCCCGGGACGCCGCGGTGGCGGTCGGCACCGGCTGGTGTGACGGACCGTCAGGCACCGCGCTCGCCGTCGCCGACAGCGCCGCCGCGGCCACCGTCCCCGACCTGGCCGGCCTGCTGGAGCGCGTCGTCAGCGCCACCGCCTCCCGGACCGGCGGCGGCCACAGCCTCTGCCACGGCGAGGCCGGCGCGCTCGATCTGCTGCTCACCGCCACCGCGGCGGGCCTGGCCGAACCCGAGGCGGCGCTGCCGCGGGCCGGCGCGCTGCTGGCCGCGCTCGACCAGTACGGCCCGCGCTGCGCGACGCCCGGGGCGGTGGGCAGCCCCGGGCTGCTGACCGGGCTGGCCGGCATCGGGCACGGGCTGCTCAGACTCGGCTTCGGCGCCCGTGTCCCCTCGATCCTGCTGCTCCAACCCTCGTACCAAAGCTGA
- a CDS encoding helix-turn-helix transcriptional regulator — MNEGFGHELRRLRTRLGVSLKSLSEMTHYSKGYLSRVETGARAATPELAGRCDDVLGADGSLLKYLTAAESRFGSPGISRPAQLPVVAADFVGRQDAIRRLDGMLPTRGTTVCAIDGMAGVGKTALAVHWAQRVRERFPDGFLFAELAGPGPGQGTRPSAGEVLAGFLRALRPGVVIPATVAERASLFRTLVDGRRMLIVLDDAGSVEQVAPLLPASPGCMVLLTSRIRMTALTSARLLSLETMSRPEAVRLVASTIGEHRTAAEPQATRELTQVCELLPLALRVAAGRLAARPSWLISSLVERLREGEEGMSMLRLGGGTVASAFRPSYDRLNGRAARAFRLIAPLDAALTSVSTAADLLGSSHAHTEDVLEELVDASLLNTPVPGLYSCHPLLRSFARDLVRQGGDGSLDPFTGENESLEAFAGERHEPAPVQAPPH, encoded by the coding sequence ATGAACGAGGGTTTCGGTCATGAGTTGAGGAGGCTGCGCACCCGGTTGGGGGTGTCCCTCAAGTCGCTGAGCGAGATGACCCACTACAGCAAGGGCTACCTGAGCAGGGTGGAGACCGGCGCCAGAGCCGCCACACCCGAGCTGGCCGGACGCTGCGACGACGTCCTGGGCGCGGACGGCTCCCTGCTCAAGTACCTCACCGCCGCGGAGAGCCGGTTCGGCTCGCCCGGCATCTCACGGCCCGCGCAGCTACCGGTGGTCGCCGCCGACTTCGTCGGCCGCCAGGACGCGATCCGGCGGCTGGACGGCATGTTGCCGACCCGCGGCACGACGGTCTGCGCGATCGACGGCATGGCCGGCGTGGGCAAGACCGCACTCGCGGTGCACTGGGCGCAGCGGGTGCGCGAGCGGTTCCCCGACGGCTTCCTCTTCGCCGAGTTGGCGGGCCCGGGGCCCGGCCAGGGCACCCGGCCTTCGGCCGGCGAGGTGCTGGCCGGCTTCCTGCGGGCACTGCGGCCGGGTGTGGTGATCCCCGCCACGGTGGCCGAACGCGCCAGTCTGTTCCGGACGCTGGTCGACGGCCGGCGCATGCTCATCGTGCTCGACGACGCGGGCAGCGTCGAACAGGTGGCGCCGCTGCTCCCCGCCTCACCCGGCTGCATGGTCCTGCTCACCAGCCGGATCCGGATGACCGCGCTCACCTCGGCGCGCCTGCTGTCGCTGGAGACGATGAGCCGGCCGGAAGCCGTGCGGCTGGTCGCGTCGACCATCGGCGAGCACCGCACCGCGGCCGAGCCGCAGGCCACCCGGGAGTTGACCCAGGTCTGCGAGCTGCTGCCGCTGGCCCTGCGGGTGGCCGCCGGCCGGCTGGCCGCGCGACCGAGTTGGCTGATCTCCTCCCTGGTCGAGCGGCTTCGGGAGGGCGAGGAGGGCATGTCGATGCTGCGGCTGGGGGGCGGTACCGTGGCGAGCGCCTTCCGGCCCAGCTACGACCGGCTCAACGGGCGGGCCGCACGGGCGTTCCGCCTGATCGCACCGCTCGACGCCGCGCTCACCTCGGTCTCCACCGCGGCGGACCTGCTGGGCAGCAGCCACGCCCACACCGAGGACGTGCTGGAGGAGCTGGTGGACGCCAGCCTGCTGAACACGCCCGTGCCGGGGCTGTACAGCTGCCATCCACTCCTGCGCTCCTTCGCACGCGACCTCGTGCGCCAGGGCGGCGACGGGTCCCTGGACCCGTTCACGGGCGAGAACGAATCCCTGGAAGCGTTCGCGGGCGAGCGCCACGAGCCGGCCCCGGTTCAGGCGCCACCGCACTGA